A window of Salmo trutta chromosome 5, fSalTru1.1, whole genome shotgun sequence contains these coding sequences:
- the arl2 gene encoding ADP-ribosylation factor-like protein 2 encodes MGLLTILKKMKHKEREMRLLMLGLDNAGKTTILKKFNGEDVSTISPTLGFNIKTLEHKGFKLNIWDVGGQKSLRSYWRNYFESTDGLVWVVDSADRLRLEDCRQELSSLLQEERLSGATLLVFANKQDLPGSLNKETIREALGLDDIKTHHWCIIGCSAVTGENLLTGVDWLLDDIAARIFTAD; translated from the exons ATGGGTTTGCTGACGATACTGAAGAAAATGAAGCACAAGGAGCGAGAGATGCGACTACTTATGTT GGGTTTAGACAACGCTGGTAAGACCACTATTCTGAAGAAGTTCAATGGCGAGGATGTGAGTACCATCTCTCCTACACTGGGGTTCAATATCAAAACCTTGGAACATAAAGG GTTCAAGTTAAACATCTGGGACGTGGGCGGTCAGAAATCTCTTCGTTCTTACTGGAGGAACTACTTTGAGAGCACCGATGGGCTGGTGTGGGTGGTGGACAGCGCAGACAGACTGAGACTGGAGGACTGCAGACAGGAACTTAGCTCTCTGCTGCAGgaggag agGTTATCAGGAGCTACTCTCCTGGTGTTCGCTAACAAACAGGACCTGCCTGGATCCCTGAATAAAGAGACCATTCGAGAG gccctgGGTCTGGATGACATTAAGACCCACCACTGGTGTATCATCGGCTGCAGTGCTGTGACAGGAGAGAACCTACTGACCGGAGTAGACTGGCTACTGGATGACATCGCTGCACGCATCTTCACTGCAGATTAA